In Balearica regulorum gibbericeps isolate bBalReg1 chromosome 2, bBalReg1.pri, whole genome shotgun sequence, one DNA window encodes the following:
- the HYCC1 gene encoding hyccin isoform X1 → MLAVDTGVVEEWLSEFKTLPEASISSYATNLKDKSALISSLYKVIQEPQSELLEPVCHQLFEFYRSGEEQLLRFTLQFLPELMWCYLAVSASRDLQSSGCIEALLLGVYNLEIVDKEGHSKVLSFTIPSLSKPSVYHEPSSIGSMALTEGALSQHGLSRVVYSGPHPQREMLTAQNRFEVLTFLLLCYNAALSYMPAVSLQSLCQICSRICVCGYPRQQVRKYKGVNSRIPVSSEFMVQMLTGIYYAFYNGEWDLARKAMDDILYRAQLELYPEPLLVANAIKASLPQGAMKSSKEGTRCIQVEITPTSSRISRNAVTSMSIRGHRWKRHGNTDVAIQEELIEVSETDEGFYSRATSSTSQSALSNSSNTSSKNLLGKSQRRSGGSKAGGKEKEGETCREHLSRKQTQRAMSENLELVSLKRLTLTTSQSLPKPGSHSLARTTTTVFSKSFEQVSGVTVPNNRGGVSGTEANRFSACSLQEEKLIYGTERMDLPILSKQPNQQRPPSISITLSTD, encoded by the exons ATGTTAGCTGTGGATACTGGGGTTGTGGAGGAGTGGTTATCAGAGTTCAAG acactGCCAGAAGCATCCATATCCAGCTATGCTACAAACTTGAAAGACAAAAGTGCTTTGATTTCATCTCTTTACAAAGTAATTCAGGAGCCACAGAGTGAA cttCTGGAGCCAGTTTGCCATCAGCTCTTTGAGTTCTATCGCAGCGGTGAGGAACAATTGCTACGATTTACGCTGCAGTTTCTACCAGAATTGATGTGGTGCTATCTTGCTGTCTCAGCCAGCAGAGATTTGCAGAGCAGTGGGTGCATAGAGGCTCTTCTCCTAGGAGTTTATAACTTG GAGATAGTTGACAAAGAGGGACATAGCAAAGTGCTGAGTTTCACAATTCCATCTTTGTCCAAACCTTCAGTCTATCATGAA CCTTCCAGCATCGGCTCCATGGCTCTCACTGAAGGAGCTTTATCGCAGCATGGTTTGTCCCGAGTTGTATACAGTGGACCTCATCCTCAGAGGGAGATGTTAACAGCACAGAACAG GTTTGAAGTGCTgactttccttctgctctgttaCAATGCTGCCTTGAGCTACATGCCTGCAGTTTCTCTTCAGTCATTGTGTCAAATTTGTTCAAG AATTTGTGTCTGTGGATATCCTCGCCAACAAGTGAGAAAGTACAAGGGAGTCAACAGTAGGATTCCAGTCTCATCTGAATTCATGGTGCAAATGCTAACAGGGATTTATTATGCCTT TTATAATGGAGAATGGGATCTGGCTCGTAAAGCTATGGATGACATTTTGTATAGAGCACAGCTGGAACTGTATCCAGAACCTCTGCTG GTTGCTAATGCAATAAAAGCTTCACTGCCTCAGGGTGCCATGAAATCTAGTAAAGAAGGTACAAGATGCATTCAGGTTGAAATTACACCTACTTCATCCAGAATATCAAGAAATGCTGTGACTAGCATGTCAATTCGAGGGCATAGATGGAAAAGGCATG GTAATACTGATGTAGCGATTCAAGAAGAACTGATAGAAGTATCTGAAACTGATGAAGGGTTTTACTCTAGGGCTACTTCTAGTACAAGTCAGTCTGCCCTATCTAACAGCAGCAACACAAGCAGTAAGAACCTTTTAGGGAAGAGTCAACGAAGGTCTGGAGGAAgcaaagctggaggaaaagaaaaagaaggagaaactTGCAGAGAACACTTGTCACGAAAACAGACTCAGAGAGCCATGAGTGAGAATCTAGAGCTTGTCTCTCTGAAGAGACTGACACTGACAACTAGCCAGTCCCTGCCTAAGCCTGGCAGCCATAGTCTGGCCAGAACGACCACTACTGTGTTTAGTAAATCCTTTGAACAGGTCAGTGGTGTCACAGTTCCAAATAACCGTGGTGGGGTATCTGGTACAGAGGCGAACAGGTTTTCAGCTTGCAGtcttcaggaggaaaaactgATATATGGAACAGAAAGAATGGATCTTCCCATTTTAAGCAAACAACCTAATCAGCAGCGACCTCCTAGTATTAGCATAACTTTGTCAACAGATTGA
- the HYCC1 gene encoding hyccin isoform X2, whose product MLAVDTGVVEEWLSEFKTLPEASISSYATNLKDKSALISSLYKVIQEPQSELLEPVCHQLFEFYRSGEEQLLRFTLQFLPELMWCYLAVSASRDLQSSGCIEALLLGVYNLEIVDKEGHSKVLSFTIPSLSKPSVYHEPSSIGSMALTEGALSQHGLSRVVYSGPHPQREMLTAQNRFEVLTFLLLCYNAALSYMPAVSLQSLCQICSRICVCGYPRQQVRKYKGVNSRIPVSSEFMVQMLTGIYYAFYNGEWDLARKAMDDILYRAQLELYPEPLLVANAIKASLPQGAMKSSKEGTRCIQVEITPTSSRISRNAVTSMSIRGHRWKRHEQPENGNDATELGNFIIPEISVTSVAGERTGNGEKSRALAENDVQHLQGVQETATDPRTDSKGMPEIRRQKSVRKMMEDGINSSGRVQF is encoded by the exons ATGTTAGCTGTGGATACTGGGGTTGTGGAGGAGTGGTTATCAGAGTTCAAG acactGCCAGAAGCATCCATATCCAGCTATGCTACAAACTTGAAAGACAAAAGTGCTTTGATTTCATCTCTTTACAAAGTAATTCAGGAGCCACAGAGTGAA cttCTGGAGCCAGTTTGCCATCAGCTCTTTGAGTTCTATCGCAGCGGTGAGGAACAATTGCTACGATTTACGCTGCAGTTTCTACCAGAATTGATGTGGTGCTATCTTGCTGTCTCAGCCAGCAGAGATTTGCAGAGCAGTGGGTGCATAGAGGCTCTTCTCCTAGGAGTTTATAACTTG GAGATAGTTGACAAAGAGGGACATAGCAAAGTGCTGAGTTTCACAATTCCATCTTTGTCCAAACCTTCAGTCTATCATGAA CCTTCCAGCATCGGCTCCATGGCTCTCACTGAAGGAGCTTTATCGCAGCATGGTTTGTCCCGAGTTGTATACAGTGGACCTCATCCTCAGAGGGAGATGTTAACAGCACAGAACAG GTTTGAAGTGCTgactttccttctgctctgttaCAATGCTGCCTTGAGCTACATGCCTGCAGTTTCTCTTCAGTCATTGTGTCAAATTTGTTCAAG AATTTGTGTCTGTGGATATCCTCGCCAACAAGTGAGAAAGTACAAGGGAGTCAACAGTAGGATTCCAGTCTCATCTGAATTCATGGTGCAAATGCTAACAGGGATTTATTATGCCTT TTATAATGGAGAATGGGATCTGGCTCGTAAAGCTATGGATGACATTTTGTATAGAGCACAGCTGGAACTGTATCCAGAACCTCTGCTG GTTGCTAATGCAATAAAAGCTTCACTGCCTCAGGGTGCCATGAAATCTAGTAAAGAAGGTACAAGATGCATTCAGGTTGAAATTACACCTACTTCATCCAGAATATCAAGAAATGCTGTGACTAGCATGTCAATTCGAGGGCATAGATGGAAAAGGCATG AACAACCAGAGAATGGTAATGATGCTACTGAATTGGGCAACTTTATCATACCTGAGATTAGTGTCACAAGTGTGGCTGGAGAGAGGACCGGGAATGGGGAAAAGAGCAGAGCACTAGCAGAGAATGATGTTCAGCATTTGCAGGGAGTACAGGAAACAGCTACAGATCCTAGAACTGACAGCAAAGGCATGCCAGAAATCAGGAGGCaaaaatctgtaagaaaaatgaTGGAGGATGGAATAAACTCATCTGGCAGAGTGCAGTTTTAG